GAAAAGTTGGTGGGATTTCCTGTCGTGGAAACCGTTGCCTACAAAGGGATCGGAATTGACGCATTAAAGAAAGCGGTGGCACGGACAGCAGCAACGCCACTGCAAGCAAGCCGCCTGGTCCTTGGCGAACGGCTTACGGAAGCTGTCCGCAGAATTCGAGAGAGTCTTTCCGGCAAGTTTGGCCACGAACCTGGAGGGAGTTTCTGGCAGTCGGTCCGCCTCCTGCAGGGCGATCCGGAGACCATCGAGGCCCTGAAGAAGTACGGGACAGCCGCTTCCGAGACGCTCTCCCTCGTACAAGTCCGGCGTGCAGCCATCGAGGCTGAAACCAGTCGTGACATTTCGCTTTATATTACTGAACAGTATTATGGTTTTGTGGATGGACTTCTTCGGGAAGTGACCCTGAAAGAACCTCATGAGAATGCCCGAAAGATCTCCGATTTTATTGATTCCATTCTGGCCAATCGCGTGTTGGGACTGCCCATATTTTTGGCGATCATGTATGCAACTTTCTGGATTACTTTCACGGTGGGGGACTATCCGGTGCAGTGGATACAAAATGGTTTTGGATGGTTGTCTATCCACCTCTCCAGCCTCTGGCCCGTCGGTTCCGATTCGGCACTTCGCTCCCTCCTGGTGGATGGCATTATCGCAGGCGTGGGTGGGGTGGTGGGTTTTGTGCCCAATATCGTGCTCCTCTTTATGTGTCTGGTAATCCTGGAGGACACCGGCTACATGGCCCGGGCCGCGTTTTTGATGGACAAGCTCATGCATGTTTTTGGATTGCACGGACGGAGCTTCATCCCCTTGATGAGCGGGTTTGGATGCAGTGTCCCCGCGATCATGGCCACACGGACACTGGAGAACGAGCGTGACCGTCTCACGACCATGTTGGTACTGCCGCTCATGTCCTGTGGGGCCCGGCTTCCGATTTGGATGCTCCTCATTCCAGCTTTTTTTGCGCAGAACCAGCGCGCTGCCATGATGTGGGCGATCTATATGATAGGCATTCTCCTGGCCTTTCTGCTGGCCTTTCTGCTTCGAAGGACCGTCCTCAAGGGAGAGGATGCCCCTTTTGTGATGGAGCTGCCGCCTTACCGGCTGCCGACTCTTCGTGCGGTCATCAACCGGATGATCGAGCGTGCGTGGCTGTATCTTCAAAAGGCAGGGACCATCATTCTTGCTGTCTCGATCCTCATGTGGTGTCTGACGAGCTATCCCAAGAAAGAACATTTCGAGATCGATGCAGAGCTCCAGGCGGGGCGGGTGCAAGCGCTGTCTCCGGAGGAAGTAGAACATCTTCGTGCTGCCGAGTCTCTGACTTACTCCGTAGCCGGACGTGTTGGTCATCTGATCGAACCCGTCATTCGTCCTCTGGGTTTTGACTGGAAGATCGGCGTGGGACTGATCGGCGCCTTTGTGGCCAAGGAGGTCTTTGTCGCCCAAATGGGAGTGTTGTATTCACTGGGGGATGTGAAAGAAAACACCAGTAGCCTCCAGGAAAAGCTGCGGAACGCTTATTCGACGCGGGTTGGATTCTCCCTCATGTTGTATCTGTTGATCGCTACACCCTGCATGGCCACCGTTGCCATCACCCGGCGTGAATCTGGCCGCTGGAAATGGGCCCTGCTTCAGTTTGGAGGGCTTACGGCAATTGCGTATGTCCTTTCGTTTCTATTTTTCAATATTTCGAGGTTCTTTGTATGACTATAAATATAGATACCGTCGCGGTGATTGTTATTGTGGCGCTTACTGCGGTCATTGTTGGCTTCAAGATCTATCGAGCCTTTCGAAAGACGTCTTCCAAGGAGGGAAGCAAATCGGGTTGTAGTGGCTGTTCAGGATCTTGCCACAAATAA
The sequence above is a segment of the Deltaproteobacteria bacterium genome. Coding sequences within it:
- the feoB gene encoding ferrous iron transport protein B translates to MKIALAGNPNSGKTSIFNVLTGSRQHVGNYPGVTVEKREGKYQWENVNYEVLDLPGTYSLNGYSPEEQIAQKELLKSNHDLVVFVVDSTALRRSLVFLCQLMQLESKIVLCLNMADEAEKSGQKIDRELFEKLVGFPVVETVAYKGIGIDALKKAVARTAATPLQASRLVLGERLTEAVRRIRESLSGKFGHEPGGSFWQSVRLLQGDPETIEALKKYGTAASETLSLVQVRRAAIEAETSRDISLYITEQYYGFVDGLLREVTLKEPHENARKISDFIDSILANRVLGLPIFLAIMYATFWITFTVGDYPVQWIQNGFGWLSIHLSSLWPVGSDSALRSLLVDGIIAGVGGVVGFVPNIVLLFMCLVILEDTGYMARAAFLMDKLMHVFGLHGRSFIPLMSGFGCSVPAIMATRTLENERDRLTTMLVLPLMSCGARLPIWMLLIPAFFAQNQRAAMMWAIYMIGILLAFLLAFLLRRTVLKGEDAPFVMELPPYRLPTLRAVINRMIERAWLYLQKAGTIILAVSILMWCLTSYPKKEHFEIDAELQAGRVQALSPEEVEHLRAAESLTYSVAGRVGHLIEPVIRPLGFDWKIGVGLIGAFVAKEVFVAQMGVLYSLGDVKENTSSLQEKLRNAYSTRVGFSLMLYLLIATPCMATVAITRRESGRWKWALLQFGGLTAIAYVLSFLFFNISRFFV
- a CDS encoding FeoB-associated Cys-rich membrane protein, translated to MTINIDTVAVIVIVALTAVIVGFKIYRAFRKTSSKEGSKSGCSGCSGSCHK